A segment of the Candidatus Izimaplasma bacterium HR1 genome:
GACAGGATATGCTTCATCTCTAAGTTCTTCAATTAATCGTAGATTACGGTTTTTTACATAATCTTTTGATTCCTCATTATTAAATTTAAAGAAATTAGAAATAAGTGGTCTTCTTGAATGAAACATATTTAGGTGTCCATGTCCGACTAAACCAATATCTATATTTCGGTCTATACCAATTTCATTGATATCATGTAAGGTAATCTCTTTTGAAATAATAATTCCCTTGATACGTTTTCTAGTCCAAAAAGTTTTATCGTAGAAATTAGTATTTAGTGTTTCAGGGTTATAAATTAGCAAGTGCTCTAATTGCTTCTTTTTAGCTATATTATATAAACCTAAATCACCGAAGATAATTCCATCAACATTCAACTCTTTAATTATGTCTAAAAATTCTAGAATGTCAGTGATATCACTATTGTGTATAATTAAGTTCATTGAGATAATTATCTCTTTATTCAAAGATTTAATTATTTCATTAGCTTGTTTGATTTCAAATTCACTGAAAGAAGTAACTAAGCGATTAGCATATTTATCATTTCCTAAAATGAAAACATCAGCACCTTTGTTAGCTAACTTATTAATGTTATTTGTGTGAAACGGCGTTACTGCTAATTTCATACGTATCAATCCTTTTTTATACTCAAACTCATACCATCACCAAGGTGATATATATATGTGTCAAAATCGTCTTGTTCAACAACAAACTTATTAAATCTATCGATTTTAGCAACTAGTTGTTTTAAATTACGTTCTCTTATTTCTGCAACTACTAGTTCATGAAAAAGTAAATTATCAGTAATAATTACTCCGTTTTTAGTCAAGTTCTTTTTGTATTTATCAAAGAACTTAATGCTTTGTGCTTTTGCGGCATCGATAAAGATTAGATCATACGAACCAAGAGTTGATTCATCTACTTCTAAAGCATCATTGAAAATCTGGGTAATTCTATTTTCTAGATTATTATCAAAAATATTTTCTTTAGCAATGTTAAACATACCTTCATCTCGTTCGATGGTGGTAATTTCTACATCATTATTTAAAGCCATATTAATCGAACTATAACCTATTGCGGTTCCTATTTCTAGAATGGTTTTAATTCCTTTTAATTTAATGACTTGGTTGATAAATTTAATTCCTTCTTCATTAATAACTGGGACATTAAATTCTTCAGCATAACTTCTTAAAGAAACTAATACAGGATTAGTTTCTTTTTTATTGATGTTATTTAAGTATGCCTTAGGCACTTTTTACTCTTCTTCCGTAAATGAATCTAAGATATCTTGAATCATTTGGAATTCATCTTCAGAAGTAATTTCAGTTAAAGAACCTTCACCTTCATTTTCCTCTTCGTAAATAGCCGCCATTACCTCTTCATCTTCATTAGGTAATTTATAGATTACATATTTTTTTCCTGTATCAGGACTATCAAATGTAAGTATTATTTCATATTCTGTGTTGTTTCCGTTTTCGTCTGTGACGATAATTGTTTTCTCGTTCATATTTATTCCTCCTTATTTTAAACTGTCTAAATATCCTTGAAGGATAATTACAGCAGCCATAGCATCAATTGATTGCTTTCTTTTCTTTCTTTTTAATTTCTGATCTATCATCATATTCGAAGCCATTTTGGAAGTTAGTCTTTCGTCCCATAAGATGACTTTTATATTGATATTTTCTAAAATACTATCTTTAAAGGTCCGACAAGTCTTTGCTTGAATACCTTCAGTACCATCCATGTTTTTTGGTAGTCCTAATACTATTGTATCAATTTTGTGCTCATTTACTAAGGATAGTGTGTATTTTAATGCATTATCAAAGTCTTTATCCTCAAATTTTAATGTTTCGATTGGTCTAGCTAACCAGTTTAAATCATCGCTTACAGCAATCCCTAAAGACCTATCTCCTAAATCTAGTCCTAGTTTTTTCACATTATCAACTCTTTCACTTTTAGAAGTGCTTCTTCAATTTTAGAAGTATCTTTCCCACCAGCTTGAGCCATATCAGGACGGCCTCCACCGTTACCGCCTGTAACAATAGCAGCTGCTTTTGCGATATTACCAGCATGGATTTCTTTGTTTGCACTTTTAGCAATGAATGTTACTTTGTTGTTTGAAACGTTTGCGATAAAGACAAAACCATTTGGTAGTTTATCTAATAACCTATCCGCAAGTGGTTTCAAACTATTCTTATCTACACCTTCAACTCGTATTACTAGTTTATTATCAACTGCAGTTTTTAACATATCATCTAAATTTGATAGTGTTTGACTTCGAAGAGCTTCTTTGTATTCTTTATCTAACTCTCTTGCTTTATCTCCGAGCAATTGGAATTCTATACGTTTATTAATAATGTCTTGATAACTACCAATAATTTCTTCGTTTCTTGTAAAATTAAATGATAATTTAATTCCTTTTATATTAGCATCACTTAGGATTTTATTAACTTTATCCATAAGCTTATCCATTTCTTTATGGAACCCAGTAAATTGATTTTTAATGTTTTCTACAGCATTATTAGCATGACCGCTAATACGGTAAATACCACTACCTTTACTTTCAATACTAGCAATAGCAAATCTTTCGATTAGACCGGTATTACTAACATGAGTTCCACCACATAAATCGATAGTGTAATCCATATTAACAACACGCACTTTGTCAGCATATTTTTCACCAAATTCAGCGATTGCCCCCATTTGTTTTGCTTTTTCTATTGTCTGTTCTGTAACGTTTACTTTAATGTTTTTGTTTATTTTATCGTTTACGATTTTTTCTACTTTTAGCAATGTTTCATCATCTAAATTATCATAGTTATTAAAATCAAATCGCATAGCTTCGCTTGAAACATTAGAACCTTGTTGGGAAACATGTTCGCCGATTACTTCACGTAATGCTGCAAATAATAAATGAGTAGCACTATGATTGTACATTGTCATGTTACGATTATCTTTATCAACGATAGCTGAAATGATATCCCCATCGCTCAAATCATTATCTTTAATAACATGTAATGATTGTCCATTTGGTAGTTTTTGAACATCTTCAACAATAAATACTTTGTCACCATGTTTGATGCTTCCTTTATCGGCAACTTGTCCACCACTTTCAGCATAGAATGGTGTTTTTTCCAAAACAACACCTTCAGGGAAACTTTTTAGAACATAGGTAGATTCTTCTAATGTACTATAACCTGTGAAAGAATCTTGTTCTTTAAATTCAATGAACGCTTCGTTTTGGCTTTTCATAGAAACTAAACTTTTACGTGCGCTACGAGCACGTTCTTTTTGTTTCTCCATCTCCCTTTTAAATCCTTCAGTATCAACTGTGAAGTCATGTTCTTCAGCCATTTCTACTGTTAATTCTAACGGGAATCCATATGTATCGTATAGTGTAAATGCTTGTTTTCCTGATAAAACATTTTTATCGTTAGTTTCAATAATTTCTTCCAATTTCTTTTCACCTTGAACCAATGTTTCAAAGAACTTCTCTTCTTCAATTCTAATTAGTTTTGTGACTAGTTCCTCGGTTGTTTCAAGGTATGTATAGAACTCACTCATAGCTTTTATAATTGTTGGTACAAGTGTATATAAGAATGGTTTATTTATTCCTAAAGATTTACCATGTTTAATAGCTCTTCTTAATAGTCTTCTTAAAACATATCCTCTACCTTCATTTGAAAGAACTGCTCCATCACTAACTGCAAATACAACTGTACGTAAATGATCACTTATTACTTTATATGACATTTGTCCGTCATATTTTTCATTAGATAATTTTTCAATATCTTTAATGATAGTCATAAAAGTATCTGTCTCAAAATTGGTTTCAGCTTCTTGTAAAACACAAGCCATTCTTTCAAGACCCATACCGGTATCAATATTTTTATTTGGTAGTTCTTTATAGTCTTTTCGTTCTACTCCTGGTTTAGAATTAAACTGCGAGAACACGATATTCCAGATTTCAATAAATCGCTCATTCTCGATATCATCTCTTATAACGTCTGTCGTTAAATCACCAAACTCTTCTCCGCGATCAAAGAAGATTTCTGTGCAAGGTCCACATGGTCCTTCCCCTATCTCCCAGAAGTTATAATTAGTTTTAATAATATGTGCCGGATTTATACCTTCTTTTACCCAAGCTTGTAATGTTTCTTCATCAGTTGGATAAACTGTCATATATAATAAGTCTTTATCAAAACCGTAATATTTATCGCTAGTTAATAGTTCGAAAGCCCAAGGAATTATTTCATCTCTAAAATAATCACCAATACTAAAGTTACCTAGCATTTCAAAGAATGTATGATGACGTGCTGTTTTACCAACATTGTCAATATCATTAGTACGAATACATTTTTGAGCATTAACAATACGAGGATTTTTTGGAATCACACTTCCATCAAAGTATTTCTTTAATGGTGCAACACCAGCATTTATCCATAGTAAAGTCGGATCATTATTAGGAATTAAGCTTGCACTTTCCTCGATATTATGACCTTTGTCAGCAAAGAATTTTAACCAGATATTTCTAATTTCATTTGTTGTTAAATATTTCATATTTTCACTCCTTTAAAATAAAAAAAAGTCCGTCCTAAATAAAGGACGAACTTATTATAATCCGTGGTACCACCTTAGTTTCTATATAATATAGACACTTGATATCTTTAACGCAGATTATACGGGTATAATTAGTACCTCTTTAAAAAGTAGCTTCAGTAAATTATCATCTTAGTTTTCAGCAATCACTAAGTCTCTTTTAATGAATCATTTACTTACTCGTCTTCTATCATCGATTTCAAATTTATTATATAACTTTTGTCATATTTATGCAACTAATATATCAACTAAGCAATTTTTTTGTTTATCTTTTGTCCTACTACAATTCCTGCTATTACTATTGTCCCGAAGATTAGTAACCAAAGGACTTGAACTCCGCCTAATTCGCCTGATTCATAAAGGGTTATAAGTGTCATTCCAAATGGTAAACAGAAAATCAGCATCAAAAGTCTAGATATCAGTGTTACATATAAATATCTACCAAAAGAAACATTAGATAATCCCATCGAGTAATTAATCAAATATGCTGGACTTAGAGGAATCATCATCGAAAGGATATGGAGAATGGGATGGGTGTTTTCAATCCAATCTAAATATCTCATTACCTTTTTATATTTCTTAGGATTTATTTTGTCTTTAGAAGAGAAATAACGTAAGAATAAAAAGATTGTTATCGTCGCTGCAGTAGTCCCAATATATGTGAACAATATACCAAAAATTATTCCATAACTAAGGATATTAAATGATAACATCAAAAATAACGGAGCGATTGGAACAATTGTTTCAACATAGGGTAATCCTATGGCGGCAATAATACCTAAACTAGAATACAGTTCCTTTACGCTTTCAATAAACTCAATTAAATCTTGTACTGTAATTTCAATTGCAAGTAAATTTATCATGATTGATTACCACCTTATAAGCATGTCATATTTTAAAACCATCCTTAATAAATTATAGCATAGGAAATAAAAAAAGGCACCTCTATAAAAATATAGAGTGCCTTTTTTCTATTTCATCCAAGATTCGTCAGTTGGGTCTTGTTTCCATTTATCTAGTTTTGCTAAATCTTCTTCTTTGATGTAATCTTTTTCTAGAGCTACTTGTTTTAAAACATCATAATTACTTATTGTATGATACTCAGTATTATTTTCTTTAAATACTTTAGTAGCTTTTTTAAGATTATAGCTAAAAATTGCTACAACTCCTAATACTTCAAACTCTGCGGCTTTTAATGCATTAACAACTTTTACACAACTTCCACCGGTTGAAATTAAATCCTCAATAACAACAACTTTTGCCCCTTTTATTATTTTCCCTTCAATCGCATTACCTCGACCATGATCTTTACTTGAACTTCTTACATAACCCATAGGCAATGCAAGTAATTCAGATACTAAAGCAGCATGAGCAATTCCTGCTGTTGATGTACCCATAATGTATTCACATTGTGGGTATTTCTCTTTTACTTTTTCAGCAAGCGCAAATTCAATTATGTGTCTTGTTTTAGGATAAGACAACGTTAATCTATTATCACAATAGATTGGAGATTTAATTCCACTTGCCCAAGTAAATGGATCGTTAGGACGTAGGAATACAGCATTAATTTTCAATAATTCTTTAGCAATTATTTTTTCCATTATAAGAACTCCTTCAAACATTTTTCGTAAGCTTCTACAGGATTATCTGCTTTTGTGATACTTCTACCAACAACGATATAAGTACTCCCCAATTCTTTAGCTAATGCTGGAGTTGAAACACGGACTTGATCATCAGCATTATTACTACTAAATCTTATTCCTGGTGTCACACTTATTAATCCTAGTTCATTCATAATTGGTGCTTCTAAAGGTGAACATACTACACCAACTAATCCTGCTTTTTTAGTGTTTTTAGCATAGTGTTTAATAGTTTCATTCATTGGTGTATTTATTAATAGTTCATCTTTTAATGCTTCATCACTTGTTGAAGTAAGTTGTGTTACTGCTATCAAGATTGTACTACTACCAACTTCATCAATTGCTTTTTTAGCGTACTCCATCATTTTAACTCCACCACTTGCGTGGATGTTTGTTAATTCGACATCTAGTAAGGCAATATTTTTCATTGCTTTATAAACAGTTGTTGGAATATCGTGTAGTTTTAAATCTAAAAATATTTTATAACCTTTTTGTTTAAGTTCTTTAATTAATAATGGACCTTCTTTATAAAAGAGTTCCATTCCAATTTTTAGGAAAGGTCTTTTGTTTGGCATTTTATTTAAGAAACTGTTTAATTCCTCTTTATCTTTAAAATCACATGCGATAATTACATTTTTCATTTATGGCTCCATCCTATTATATCTTTTAGATTATTTATTTTTAGTTCCTTCATTACTTTGGGTAATTCTTCAATGATCTTTAGTGATGCATATGGATCAATTAAATTTGCTGTTCCAACTTGAACTGCTGTCGCACCTGCCATCATCATTTCAATGACGTCATACGCATTCATAATCCCACCCATTCCTATGATTGGAATACTGACAGTTTTATAAACTTCATGAACCATTTTTAATGCTACAGGTTTTATTGCAGGTCCGCTAAAACCTCCGTAAGTATTCGCTAAAACTGGTTTACCAGTTTTTAAGTTAATACGCATACCTACAAGGGTATTTATCATACTAATAGCATCGGCACCAGCATCTTCAACTGCTTTTGCAATTACTTTTATATCAGTAACATTTGGTGAGAGTTTTACATAGAGTGGTAAATCAGTAATTTCTTTTACTGCTTTTGTTAAATCATATGCTACTTTTGGGTCTGTCCCAAATGTCATTCCACCTTGTTTTACATTTGGACAACTAATATTTAGTTCTATTGCACCGACAATATCTGAAGTACTTATGATTTTACATGCTTCTAAGTATTCTTCTTTTGTGCTACCGCCGATATTAGCTATT
Coding sequences within it:
- the yrrK gene encoding Putative Holliday junction resolvase, with amino-acid sequence MKKLGLDLGDRSLGIAVSDDLNWLARPIETLKFEDKDFDNALKYTLSLVNEHKIDTIVLGLPKNMDGTEGIQAKTCRTFKDSILENINIKVILWDERLTSKMASNMMIDQKLKRKKRKQSIDAMAAVIILQGYLDSLK
- the pcm gene encoding Protein-L-isoaspartate O-methyltransferase, coding for MPKAYLNNINKKETNPVLVSLRSYAEEFNVPVINEEGIKFINQVIKLKGIKTILEIGTAIGYSSINMALNNDVEITTIERDEGMFNIAKENIFDNNLENRITQIFNDALEVDESTLGSYDLIFIDAAKAQSIKFFDKYKKNLTKNGVIITDNLLFHELVVAEIRERNLKQLVAKIDRFNKFVVEQDDFDTYIYHLGDGMSLSIKKD
- the pyrD_2 gene encoding Dihydroorotate dehydrogenase B (NAD(+)), catalytic subunit, which produces MINLKTTLPGLELDNPIIPASGTFGFGYEFAEFYDINVLGSFSFKGTTLNSKFGNPTPRIAESYAGMLNAIGLQNPGVNDVLGIELEKLKKVYNKKVIANIGGSTKEEYLEACKIISTSDIVGAIELNISCPNVKQGGMTFGTDPKVAYDLTKAVKEITDLPLYVKLSPNVTDIKVIAKAVEDAGADAISMINTLVGMRINLKTGKPVLANTYGGFSGPAIKPVALKMVHEVYKTVSIPIIGMGGIMNAYDVIEMMMAGATAVQVGTANLIDPYASLKIIEELPKVMKELKINNLKDIIGWSHK
- the alaS gene encoding Alanine--tRNA ligase; the encoded protein is MKYLTTNEIRNIWLKFFADKGHNIEESASLIPNNDPTLLWINAGVAPLKKYFDGSVIPKNPRIVNAQKCIRTNDIDNVGKTARHHTFFEMLGNFSIGDYFRDEIIPWAFELLTSDKYYGFDKDLLYMTVYPTDEETLQAWVKEGINPAHIIKTNYNFWEIGEGPCGPCTEIFFDRGEEFGDLTTDVIRDDIENERFIEIWNIVFSQFNSKPGVERKDYKELPNKNIDTGMGLERMACVLQEAETNFETDTFMTIIKDIEKLSNEKYDGQMSYKVISDHLRTVVFAVSDGAVLSNEGRGYVLRRLLRRAIKHGKSLGINKPFLYTLVPTIIKAMSEFYTYLETTEELVTKLIRIEEEKFFETLVQGEKKLEEIIETNDKNVLSGKQAFTLYDTYGFPLELTVEMAEEHDFTVDTEGFKREMEKQKERARSARKSLVSMKSQNEAFIEFKEQDSFTGYSTLEESTYVLKSFPEGVVLEKTPFYAESGGQVADKGSIKHGDKVFIVEDVQKLPNGQSLHVIKDNDLSDGDIISAIVDKDNRNMTMYNHSATHLLFAALREVIGEHVSQQGSNVSSEAMRFDFNNYDNLDDETLLKVEKIVNDKINKNIKVNVTEQTIEKAKQMGAIAEFGEKYADKVRVVNMDYTIDLCGGTHVSNTGLIERFAIASIESKGSGIYRISGHANNAVENIKNQFTGFHKEMDKLMDKVNKILSDANIKGIKLSFNFTRNEEIIGSYQDIINKRIEFQLLGDKARELDKEYKEALRSQTLSNLDDMLKTAVDNKLVIRVEGVDKNSLKPLADRLLDKLPNGFVFIANVSNNKVTFIAKSANKEIHAGNIAKAAAIVTGGNGGGRPDMAQAGGKDTSKIEEALLKVKELIM
- the pyrE gene encoding Orotate phosphoribosyltransferase — encoded protein: MEKIIAKELLKINAVFLRPNDPFTWASGIKSPIYCDNRLTLSYPKTRHIIEFALAEKVKEKYPQCEYIMGTSTAGIAHAALVSELLALPMGYVRSSSKDHGRGNAIEGKIIKGAKVVVIEDLISTGGSCVKVVNALKAAEFEVLGVVAIFSYNLKKATKVFKENNTEYHTISNYDVLKQVALEKDYIKEEDLAKLDKWKQDPTDESWMK
- the pyrF gene encoding Orotidine 5'-phosphate decarboxylase, whose amino-acid sequence is MKNVIIACDFKDKEELNSFLNKMPNKRPFLKIGMELFYKEGPLLIKELKQKGYKIFLDLKLHDIPTTVYKAMKNIALLDVELTNIHASGGVKMMEYAKKAIDEVGSSTILIAVTQLTSTSDEALKDELLINTPMNETIKHYAKNTKKAGLVGVVCSPLEAPIMNELGLISVTPGIRFSSNNADDQVRVSTPALAKELGSTYIVVGRSITKADNPVEAYEKCLKEFL
- a CDS encoding Peptidase family U32, encoding MKLAVTPFHTNNINKLANKGADVFILGNDKYANRLVTSFSEFEIKQANEIIKSLNKEIIISMNLIIHNSDITDILEFLDIIKELNVDGIIFGDLGLYNIAKKKQLEHLLIYNPETLNTNFYDKTFWTRKRIKGIIISKEITLHDINEIGIDRNIDIGLVGHGHLNMFHSRRPLISNFFKFNNEESKDYVKNRNLRLIEELRDEAYPVFQDEHGTHIFREKPMESYNEINELSKSLDLFIIDGIFKDMDYLLETTKNYSDILKGNSQEIAKEISNKYKENHDSGFLYKKTVYDKY
- a CDS encoding SNARE associated Golgi protein, with product MINLLAIEITVQDLIEFIESVKELYSSLGIIAAIGLPYVETIVPIAPLFLMLSFNILSYGIIFGILFTYIGTTAATITIFLFLRYFSSKDKINPKKYKKVMRYLDWIENTHPILHILSMMIPLSPAYLINYSMGLSNVSFGRYLYVTLISRLLMLIFCLPFGMTLITLYESGELGGVQVLWLLIFGTIVIAGIVVGQKINKKIA